The Paenibacillus uliginis N3/975 genome has a window encoding:
- a CDS encoding LacI family DNA-binding transcriptional regulator — protein sequence MKKTTIKDIAKEANVSIATVSYILNNVKTQSISDETRVKVLKIAQQLKYVTNRTAQSLKIKKTGLIGIILFKEEKQHLWSDLKYAKTIFKLEQLCSELGYHVLFMQIDSMTPSNKIIMERNLDGAFLINVDQDRFSTISNYFGFGVPVFVMDSYIDNSLFHKVLPDFEKSFHLSQRLLGESPQFLVMDSYNNVEFVEFIQQKSNLSEDQIYVSDNTASSMNTFLSQFPDSPGIVMNEFLANEVYNTHKNITAICTCNCSEILRDGMNKIMFDLNDFKEIVRMMDRYIQDVDYVNNEKFFFLSTHS from the coding sequence ATGAAAAAAACAACTATAAAAGATATTGCAAAAGAAGCAAATGTATCGATCGCGACGGTTTCTTATATTTTAAACAATGTGAAGACGCAATCCATTTCGGATGAAACGCGTGTTAAAGTTCTTAAAATTGCCCAACAGCTGAAATACGTGACAAACCGAACAGCCCAGTCTTTAAAAATCAAGAAAACCGGATTAATTGGCATAATCTTGTTCAAAGAGGAAAAACAGCATCTATGGTCTGATTTGAAATATGCGAAAACCATTTTCAAGCTTGAGCAGTTATGCAGCGAGTTAGGTTACCATGTCCTCTTTATGCAAATCGACAGCATGACGCCATCCAACAAGATTATTATGGAAAGAAATCTAGATGGTGCGTTCTTAATAAATGTGGATCAAGACAGATTCTCGACGATATCCAATTACTTTGGATTTGGGGTTCCCGTATTTGTAATGGATAGTTATATTGATAACTCATTGTTTCATAAAGTCCTCCCAGATTTTGAGAAAAGCTTTCATTTATCCCAGCGTTTACTTGGTGAATCCCCCCAATTTCTGGTTATGGATTCTTATAATAATGTGGAATTCGTGGAATTTATTCAACAAAAATCAAATTTATCAGAAGACCAGATTTATGTCTCAGATAACACGGCTAGCAGCATGAATACGTTCTTGTCTCAATTTCCAGACAGCCCTGGAATAGTCATGAACGAATTTTTAGCTAATGAAGTATACAATACGCATAAAAATATCACCGCCATATGCACATGCAATTGTTCGGAAATCCTGAGAGACGGCATGAATAAAATCATGTTCGATTTGAATGATTTTAAAGAAATTGTACGCATGATGGATCGCTACATTCAGGATGTGGACTACGTAAACAATGAGAAATTCTTCTTCTTGTCGACCCACTCCTAA
- a CDS encoding alpha-glycosidase translates to MLLEAIYHRPRNSYCYAYDDNLIHIRIRTQKDDLEGVQAIYGDKYDWDNTVCEKALHKIASDELFDYWQVEIEPLHLRLRYAFLLVSGDQTYWYTEKGFCKEKPKNPLTFFDFPFIWSHEVLKPPAWVKEAVFYQIFPERFANGDSSNDPADVRSWDDTHPGPQDYYGGDLQGVLDRLDYIHSLGVNAIYFTPIFEAKTNHKYDTTDYFKVDPHFGDVKLLKELVHACHERGIRVILDAVFNHSGYDFAPFQDVIENGEASKYRDWFHIKQFPITREPRPSYHCFAFESHMPKLNTANQEVRKYLLDVAQYWVTACDIDGWRLDVANEVDHDFWREFRKTLKALKPDFYILGEIWHDAIPWLEGDQFDAVMNYPATDAIIEFFAKDTLDAEQFSYQINWLLANYPQQVNEATFNVLGSHDTPRLLTVAQDENKLKLAVLFQFMFLGTPCIYYGDEVGMTGGADPDCRKPMIWEKDKQNHELFDFYRDMIAIRKKHRVLQEGSFHFMYAKNNQLVVQRKMDNERIYICFNNSNQWEQVDFKILQAFSLEQLIGNGSYEMEGDMITVSLPAFGWIVLKTSNGLV, encoded by the coding sequence ATGTTATTAGAAGCAATCTATCACAGACCTAGGAATTCCTATTGCTATGCCTACGATGATAATCTCATTCATATCAGAATTCGGACCCAAAAAGATGACCTCGAAGGAGTTCAAGCCATCTACGGCGATAAGTATGATTGGGATAACACCGTATGTGAAAAGGCTCTTCATAAAATAGCCAGCGACGAATTATTCGATTATTGGCAAGTAGAAATCGAACCTCTACATTTACGACTTAGATACGCATTTCTCTTGGTATCAGGGGATCAAACGTATTGGTACACGGAGAAAGGTTTTTGTAAAGAAAAACCGAAGAATCCTCTAACCTTTTTCGATTTTCCGTTTATTTGGTCGCATGAGGTGTTAAAGCCACCAGCATGGGTAAAGGAGGCCGTATTTTATCAGATTTTTCCGGAGAGGTTCGCTAATGGTGATTCGAGCAATGACCCGGCAGACGTGCGCTCTTGGGATGACACACATCCGGGTCCGCAAGATTATTATGGAGGTGATTTGCAAGGTGTGTTAGATCGGCTAGATTACATCCATTCTTTAGGTGTCAACGCCATCTACTTCACCCCTATATTCGAAGCCAAAACAAATCATAAGTACGATACGACAGATTACTTCAAGGTTGATCCCCATTTTGGAGATGTTAAGTTATTGAAAGAACTGGTACATGCATGCCATGAACGCGGCATTCGTGTCATCCTTGATGCGGTGTTTAATCACAGCGGTTATGACTTTGCACCCTTTCAGGATGTGATCGAGAACGGAGAGGCATCTAAATATCGAGATTGGTTCCATATCAAGCAATTTCCGATTACGCGTGAGCCAAGACCTTCTTATCATTGTTTTGCCTTTGAATCACATATGCCCAAGCTGAATACAGCTAACCAAGAAGTGCGAAAATACTTGCTAGACGTTGCCCAGTATTGGGTTACCGCATGCGATATTGATGGTTGGAGACTGGATGTGGCTAATGAGGTTGACCACGACTTTTGGAGAGAGTTCCGAAAAACATTAAAAGCACTGAAGCCTGATTTTTATATTCTGGGAGAGATTTGGCATGATGCCATTCCGTGGCTGGAAGGAGACCAATTTGACGCGGTCATGAACTATCCTGCAACGGATGCCATTATCGAGTTTTTTGCGAAGGATACCCTGGATGCGGAACAGTTCTCCTATCAAATCAATTGGCTCTTGGCTAATTATCCGCAGCAAGTAAACGAAGCAACCTTTAACGTTCTGGGAAGCCACGATACGCCGAGACTGCTCACAGTCGCACAGGACGAGAATAAATTAAAGCTGGCTGTACTGTTTCAATTCATGTTCCTTGGAACGCCTTGCATTTACTATGGAGATGAAGTAGGGATGACAGGGGGGGCAGATCCGGATTGCAGGAAACCAATGATTTGGGAAAAGGACAAACAAAACCACGAGCTTTTTGATTTCTATCGGGATATGATTGCCATTCGAAAGAAACATCGTGTATTACAAGAAGGCTCATTCCACTTTATGTATGCCAAAAATAATCAGCTTGTCGTGCAACGAAAGATGGACAATGAACGAATCTACATTTGTTTCAATAACAGCAACCAATGGGAACAAGTTGATTTCAAAATTCTTCAGGCCTTTTCATTGGAACAATTGATAGGCAACGGATCATACGAAATGGAAGGTGATATGATTACCGTAAGTTTACCTGCATTCGGATGGATCGTATTAAAGACTTCTAATGGATTGGTTTGA
- a CDS encoding sugar ABC transporter permease — protein sequence MSKIKSNLLVIGIYLIFIVLTITTVYPIIWVIGTSLHPGNTLLVSQMFPDHPTIAHYVDLMKNTDFGLWYKNTIKIAISNALISTTLVAATAYAFSRFRFKGRQQGLMTLLILQMFPGFLSVMALFVLLLQTRLLDTHLGLILIYAGGSISMGTWVMKGHFDTIPKSLEEAAFIDGASNKDSFLKIILPLSLPAITFVALNSFITPFMDFILPQIVLRSSEKMTLAQGLYNMVANETNSSFTLFAAGAVLVALPITILYMYFQKYLINGIAAGADKG from the coding sequence ATGTCGAAAATAAAAAGCAACTTGCTGGTCATTGGCATCTATTTGATTTTTATCGTGCTAACTATTACAACTGTTTATCCAATTATTTGGGTAATTGGAACGTCACTTCATCCTGGTAATACCTTATTGGTAAGTCAGATGTTCCCTGATCATCCCACGATTGCTCATTATGTTGATCTGATGAAGAACACGGATTTTGGATTGTGGTACAAGAATACGATAAAGATCGCCATTTCGAACGCGTTGATATCCACTACACTAGTAGCGGCGACCGCTTATGCCTTTTCTAGATTTCGATTTAAAGGTAGACAACAAGGGTTAATGACGTTATTAATCTTACAAATGTTTCCCGGCTTCTTATCGGTTATGGCATTATTTGTTCTACTGTTGCAAACGAGATTGCTAGATACACATCTAGGGTTAATTCTGATTTATGCTGGCGGTTCCATTTCAATGGGGACATGGGTGATGAAAGGTCATTTTGACACGATTCCCAAAAGTCTCGAAGAAGCTGCTTTTATAGATGGCGCCAGTAATAAGGATTCCTTTTTAAAAATTATTTTACCCTTATCGTTACCGGCCATTACATTTGTTGCACTGAATAGTTTTATTACGCCCTTCATGGATTTTATTTTGCCGCAAATTGTTCTAAGATCATCGGAAAAAATGACGTTAGCGCAAGGGTTATATAATATGGTCGCGAATGAGACGAATTCCAGCTTTACCTTATTTGCTGCGGGTGCTGTGCTCGTTGCATTACCGATTACGATCCTGTATATGTACTTCCAGAAATATTTAATTAACGGGATCGCAGCAGGTGCGGATAAAGGGTAA